In one window of Mercurialis annua linkage group LG4, ddMerAnnu1.2, whole genome shotgun sequence DNA:
- the LOC126678941 gene encoding leucine-rich repeat receptor-like tyrosine-protein kinase PXC3, which produces MAILCFSYLLLVGFLSKSQLVTAQSNDQATVLAINRELQVPGWGDNSTSYCNWRGIVCNFNHSFVERLVISRLDLRGNVTVISKLKALHQLDLSGNSFHGLVPSAFGDLSQLEFLDLSLNRFEGLIPRELGSLRNLKSLNLSNNLLVGGIPNELRVLDKLEEFQISSNRLNGSIPSWLGNFTRLRVFTAYENELGGEIPDNLGSVSELKLLNLHSNQLDGPVPKSIFAMGKLEVLVLTQNRLNGELPESVGSCGSLSNIRIGNNDFVGVIPKAVGNISSLTYFEANDNHLSGEIISEFAQCSNLTLLNLASNGFTGVIPPELGHLVNLQELILSGNSLFGEIPESILGCKSLNKLDLSNNRFNGSIPNDICKMSRLQYLLLGQNSIKGEIPHEIGNCIKLLEFQMGSNYLTGSIPPEIGHIRNLQIALNLSYNHLHGPLPPELGKLDKLVSLDVSNNQLSGIIPQSFKGMLSLIEVNFSSNLLSGPVPIFVPFQKSLNSSFFGNKGLCGDPLSLSCGNLYAPDHENYHHKVSYRIILAVIGSGLAVFVSVTVVVLLFMMRERQEKAAKTAGIADEGINDQPTIIAGHVFVENLRQAIDLDAVVKATLKDSNKLINGTFSTVYKAIMPSGMTLSVRKLRSMDRTIIHHQSKMIRELERLSKLCHDNLVRPIGYVIYEDVALLLHHYLPNGTLAQLVHESSKQPEYVPDWPIRLSIGIGVAEGLAFLHHVATIHLDISSGNVLLDADFRPLIGEIEISKLLDPSKGTASISAVAGSFGYIPPEYAYTMQVTAPGNVYSYGVVLLEILTTRLPVDEEFGEGVDLVKWVHGAPVRGETPEQILDAKLSTVSFGWRREMLAALKVALLCTDSTPAKRPKMKKIVEMLKEIKEN; this is translated from the exons ATGGCAATTTTGTGTTTTTCTTATCTTTTGCTTGTGGGGTTTTTGTCAAAATCTCAGTTAGTGACTGCTCAGTCCAATGATCAAGCTACTGTGTTAGCTATTAACAGAGAGCTTCAAGTTCCTGGGTGGGGTGACAACAGTACAAGTTACTGTAACTGGCGTGGCATTGTATGCAATTTCAATCATTCTTTTGTTGAAAGGCTTGTTATTTCAAGGCTTGATCTTAGAGGTAATGTGACTGTAATCTCCAAGCTCAAAGCTTTACATCAGCTTGATCTTTCTGGTAATAGTTTTCATGGTTTGGTTCCTTCAGCTTTTGGTGATTTGTCTCAGCTTGAATTTCTTGATTTGTCTCTGAATAGATTTGAAGGTTTGATTCCTAGGGAATTGGGTAGTCTTAGAAACCTGAAATCGTTGAACCTTTCTAACAATCTGCTTGTTGGAGGAATACCTAATGAGCTTAGGGTCTTAGATAAGTTAGAGGAATTTCAGATTTCTAGTAATAGATTGAATGGTTCCATTCCATCTTGGCTGGGTAACTTTACAAGATTAAGAGTTTTTACTGCCTATGAGAATGAATTGGGTGGTGAAATTCCTGACAATCTAGGTTCTGTTTCTGAATTGAAGTTGTTGAACCTTCATTCCAATCAGCTTGATGGGCCAGTACCTAAAAGCATTTTTGCCATGGGAAAGTTGGAAGTTTTGGTTCTTACGCAGAATAGATTGAACGGTGAACTTCCTGAATCAGTCGGAAGCTGCGGAAGCCTTTCTAATATCCGAATTGGGAACAATGATTTTGTGGGAGTTATTCCTAAGGCTGTTGGGAATATAAGTAGCCTCACATATTTTGAAGCTAATGATAATCATTTATCTGGTGAGATTATCTCCGAGTTTGCACAGTGCTCCAATCTCACTCTTCTAAACCTGGCCTCAAATGGATTCACCGGAGTTATTCCTCCCGAGCTTGGACATCTTGTGAATTTGCAGGAGTTGATTCTTTCAGGTAACAGTCTGTTTGGAGAAATACCAGAATCAATTCTTGGGTGCAAGAGTCTAAACAAGCTTGATCTTAGCAATAATAGATTCAATGGCAGTATACCAAATGACATTTGCAAAATGTCAAGATTGCAGTACTTGCTTCTGGGTCAGAATTCCATAAAGGGTGAGATACCTCATGAGATCGGAAACTGCATAAAACTTCTCGAATTTCAAATGGGCAGCAACTACTTGACTGGAAGTATCCCTCCCGAGATCGGTCACATCAGGAATTTGCAGATAGCCTTAAATTTAAGCTATAATCATCTGCATGGACCGCTGCCTCCAGAGTTGGGAAAACTCGACAAACTGGTTTCTTTGGATGTCTCTAACAATCAGCTTTCTGGTATTATTCCGCAATCTTTCAAAGGCATGTTGAGCTTGATAGAGGTTAACTTCTCTAGCAATTTGCTCAGTGGTCCAGTGCCTATATTTGTACCATTCCAAAAGAGTCTGAATTCAAGCTTTTTCGGAAACAAAGGGCTATGCGGTGATCCACTGAGCTTGTCTTGTGGTAACTTATATGCTCCCGATCACGAGAATTACCATCACAAGGTTTCTTACAGAATCATACTAGCCGTAATTGGTTCCGGTTTAGCAGTTTTTGTCTCAGTAACTGTAGTAGTTTTGCTCTTCATGATGCGGGAAAGACAGGAAAAAGCGGCCAAAACTGCAGGGATTGCAGATGAGGGAATAAATGATCAACCAACAATAATAGCCGGTCATGTCTTCGTTGAAAATCTCAGACAAGCAATCGACCTAGACGCTGTTGTTAAAGCTACTTTAAAGGATTCTAATAAGCTCATTAATGGAACTTTCAGCACAGTTTACAAAGCAATCATGCCTTCTGGGATGACATTATCAGTACGGAAACTACGATCCATGGACAGGACCATTATTCATCATCAGAGCAAGATGATTAGAGAGCTGGAAAGGCTGAGCAAGCTCTGTCACGACAATCTGGTGAGACCTATTGGATATGTAATTTATGAAGATGTTGCTCTTTTGCTCCATCATTATTTACCCAATGGGACATTGGCTCAGCTTGTTCACGAGTCTAGCAAGCAACCAGAGTATGTACCTGACTGGCCTATAAGGCTGTCGATTGGCATAGGAGTGGCAGAAGGATTGGCTTTTCTTCATCACGTGGCGACAATCCACCTTGACATCTCTTCAGGAAATGTTCTTTTAGATGCTGATTTCAGACCCTTAATAGGGGAGATTGAAATATCAAAACTCTTAGATCCATCTAAAGGCACTGCAAGTATCAGTGCTGTTGCGGGTTCCTTCGGTTATATTCCCCCAG AATATGCCTACACAATGCAAGTTACAGCACCAGGAAATGTGTATAGCTATGGGGTTGTATTGCTCGAGATATTAACAACTAGACTGCCTGTTGATGAAGAATTTGGAGAAGGGGTAGATTTGGTGAAGTGGGTTCATGGTGCTCCAGTAAGAGGAGAGACACCAGAGCAGATACTCGACGCGAAACTCAGCACAGTTTCGTTTGGATGGAGGAGAGAAATGCTGGCGGCTCTTAAGGTGGCATTACTCTGCACGGACAGCACACCAGCCAAGCGaccaaaaatgaagaagataGTTGAAATGCTCAAGGAGATAAAGGAAAATTGA
- the LOC126678528 gene encoding disease resistance protein RGA2-like, with the protein MTTASCGGGKLSTMAAGGKQWWQWIDSGGGVNEEREKIKLGFGEQQSKNNRIQVWLEDLKDILYDIEDAVDQFDCEALRRQVLKDAENTCVKVKRFFSSSNPLAFRFRMAHKLKSIRERVAEIVKLKSDFGLTEGVNGTPVIRGEKKLTYSFVDVATVIGRDYDKEMIVDHLLNHVDVENISVLPIVGIGGLGKTTLAKLVYNDQRVNSHFEMKVWACISDDFDLEEVLRKINLAATGRKCIDLGIEQLQALLRETIHNKKYLLILDDVWNDDPRKWNELRDLLMGGANGSKILVTTRKHSVASLMASVPPYNLNDLSYNNCVSLFLKCAFKDPRDVERYPNLVKMGEEIVRKCKAVPLAVVTLGNLLYSITKEHEWKYVRDSEIWKLEQKEDDIMPALRISYEQLPSNLKKCFAYCSFFPKDYRYSDSLLTYFWRAHGLLQSKNENEELEDVGLRYFEELCSRSFFQDVEQLFGLVSCKMHDLMHDLASSLIQKECSIVTSSTRQVPRNVRHLLFANPNSLPESLPVILQGLDSVRTIAFYVDSGFISQSFIETLCLPRFQFLRYLDLRSSQIEILPEGIGMLKHLRFLNLSVCNITRLPNSVSKLQSLQTLWLFGSSKFEELPSDMKLFVSLRSLSITTKQKVLPNNGIGCLKSLRVLTISSCENIEFLFEDMQGLTSLRRLVIAKCSSLRSFPQSIKYLTSLEKLSIADCKNFDLEIEEEESNNQSRFCHLEILILIGLPKLVELPRWLLNSSSSTLQFLRLGRLPNMKEMPACVTGLQEINIFDCESFTEDLSKISHVPKISIDGKVFSYNRQEV; encoded by the exons ATGACAACGGCTTCTTGCGGTGGCGGCAAACTTTCGACGATGGCGGCTGGCGGCAAGCAATGGTGGCAATGGATTGATAGTGGTGGTGGAGTTAATgaagaaagagagaaaataaaattaggatTTGG AGAGCAGCAATCAAAGAACAACCGGATCCAAGTGTGGCTTGAGGACCTCAAAGACATCCTTTATGACATCGAAGATGCCGTGGATCAATTCGATTGCGAAGCATTGAGAAGGCAAGTGCTGAAAGATGCAGAGAATACTTGcgtaaaggtaaaacgtttcttTTCAAGCTCTAATCCACTTGCATTCCGCTTCAGAATGGCCCATAAACTAAAGAGCATTAGGGAGAGAGTAGCTGAAATTGTTAAACTTAAGTCTGATTTTGGTCTGACTGAGGGGGTCAACGGTACGCCAGTCATTCGCGGGGAGAAGAAATTGACCTACTCCTTTGTGGATGTTGCTACTGTTATTGGGAGGGACTATGATAAAGAGATGATCGTCGATCATTTATTGAATCATGTCGATGTTGAGAATATCTCTGTTCTTCCAATTGTGGGGATTGGAGGTCTGGGGAAGACTACACTAGCTAAGCTGGTGTATAATGATCAAAGGGTAAACAGTCATTTTGAGATGAAGGTTTGGGCATGCATCTCAGATGACTTTGATTTGGAAGAAGTTCTTAGAAAAATCAACCTGGCTGCCACAGGTCGAAAATGTATAGATTTGGGCATAGAACAATTGCAAGCATTATTGAGGGAGACAATTCACAATAAAAAATACTTGCTCATCTTAGATGATGTGTGGAATGATGACCCTCGAAAATGGAATGAATTGAGAGATTTGTTGATGGGGGGTGCCAATGGAAGTAAGATTCTAGTTACGACAAGAAAACATAGTGTTGCCTCACTCATGGCTAGTGTTCCACCTTACAATTTAAATGATCTTTCTTATAACAATTGTGTGTCTTTATTTCTCAAATGTGCATTTAAAGACCCACGTGATGTGGAACGCTATCCCAATCTTGTAAAAATGGGTGAAGAAATTGTAAGAAAATGCAAAGCAGTTCCTCTAGCAGTAGTAACATTAGGAAATTTGCTTTATTCCATTACTAAGGAGCACGAGTGGAAATATGTAAGGGATAGCGAGATTTGGAAATTAGAGCAAAAGGAAGATGATATAATGCCCGCGCTAAGAATAAGTTATGAGCAGTTGCCATCTAACTTGAAAAAATGCTTCGCGTACTGTTCATTTTTTCCAAAGGATTATAGATATAGTGATTCGTTATTGACTTATTTTTGGCGGGCGCATGGGCTTCTTCAGTCTAAGAATGAGAATGAAGAGTTAGAAGATGTTGGATTGCGTTACTTCGAAGAGTTATGTTCCAGATCCTTTTTCCAAGATGTTGAGCaattgtttggtttggttagtTGTAAAATGCATGATTTGATGCATGATCTTGCATCATCATTGATACAAAAAGAGTGCTCAATAGTAACATCATCAACCCGACAAGTACCTAGAAATGTTCGGCATTTGTTATTTGCTAACCCTAATTCACTTCCTGAAAGTCTCCCTGTGATCTTACAAGGTTTAGACAGTGTAAGAACCATTGCATTTTATGTTGACTCAGGCTTTATTAGCCAGTCATTCATCGAGACATTGTGTTTGCCAAGGTTTCAATTTCTGCGGTACTTGGATTTGAGAAGTTCTCAAATAGAGATACTGCCGGAAGGTATTGGTATGTTAAAGCATTTGAGATTTCTCAATTTATCTGTTTGCAACATAACAAGACTGCCAAATTCTGTTTCCAAGTTACAGAGCTTACAAACTCTATGGCTTTTTGGCTCTTCTAAATTTGAAGAGTTACCCAGTGACATGAAGTTATTTGTCAGTCTTAGATCTCTGTCAATAACCACAAAGCAGAAGGTTTTGCCTAATAATGGAATAGGTTGTTTAAAATCTCTTCGAGTTTTGACTATTTCTTCATGTGAAAATATAGAATTCTTGTTTGAAGATATGCAGGGTCTAACCAGCCTTCGAAGACTGGTTATCGCGAAATGTTCCAGCTTAAGAAGTTTTCCGCAGAGTATAAAGTATCTAACTTCATTAGAGAAACTTTCTATCGCGGATTGTAAGAACTTCGATTTGGAAATTGAGGAGGAAGAGAGCAATAATCAAAGTCGATTCTGCCACCTTGAAATTCTGATACTTATAGGTCTACCAAAATTGGTGGAATTGCCACGGTGGCTTCTCAATAGTTCCAGCAGCACTCTTCAATTCTTACGTCTTGGACGTTTACCCAACATGAAAGAGATGCCTGCTTGCGTCACTGGTCTTcaagaaataaatatatttgattgTGAATCATTTACAGAAGATTTGTCCAAGATTTCTCATGTCCCCAAAATTAGTATTGATGGCAAGGTGTTCAG CTACAACCGACAAGAAGTTTAA
- the LOC126678942 gene encoding disease resistance protein RGA2-like, translating to MAESLLLTLAQSVLEKLASFALEEFILAWGLESDLQQVNNSLKAITAVLLDAEQNQSHNHRVQVWLEDLTDVLYDIEDAVDEFECEALRRQVVKDAGSIFIKVKRFFSSSNSLAFRFRMADKLKNLTERVAAIVKLKSDFGLTEGVNCTPVIHRERKLTYSFVDAATVIGRDDDKENIIDHLLNHVDAENVSTLAIVGIGGLGKTTLAKLVYNDGRVKSHFEMKIWACISDDFDFEEVLRKIIEAATGRKCRDWGIEQLQAFLRETINNKKYLLILDDVWYEDCRQWNELRALLIGGANGSRILVTTRKNSIASVVANVPPYKLNDLTHKNCTSLFLKCAFKDAQDVEHYPNLVKMSEEIVSKCKGVPLAVITLGSMLYCNTSEHEWRSVRNSEIWKLEQKEDGIMPALRISYEQLPSYLKRCFAYCSFFPKGYPFTDNELIGFWMAHGLLQCKNENEELEDVGLRYFKELCLRSFFQDFVPVISKVSCKMHDLLHDLALSLTQKELSIVTSTTQQISGNVRHLIFANTNSLSESLPMVLQGLAGVRTIAPSFNSGFIRKSFIEMLYLPRFQFLRNLDLRYSEIKTLPEGIGTLKHLRFLNLYMSKIGRLPNSVCKLQSLQILWLQGCDGIEELPSDMRLLISLRSLTITTKQKYLPNNGIGCLKSLQNLGIYSCGNIEFLFEDMQGLTSLRKLTIVNCSSLKRLPQSIRYMTSLEYLFIANCENLDLEMEEEESNNQTQFCRLETLTLSGLPKLVELPRWLLNSYISHLQILDLRQLPNMKELPACVTGLQLLCIFDCELLIEDLSKIPHVPQIFIDDKEFSYNPQEGTISPAILQRSLKSSIRSLYKFNI from the exons ATGGCTGAATCTCTTCTGCTCACCCTTGCTCAAAGCGTTCTCGAAAAGTTAGCCTCTTTTGCACTTGAAGAATTTATCTTGGCATGGGGACTTGAAAGCGATCTTCAACAAGTTAACAATTCCTTAAAGGCCATCACAGCTGTTCTTCTAGACGCCGAGCAGAACCAATCACACAACCACCGGGTTCAAGTGTGGCTTGAGGATCTCACAGATGTCCTTTATGACATTGAAGATGCCGTGGATGAGTTTGAATGTGAAGCATTGAGAAGGCAAGTGGTGAAAGATGCAGGGAGTATTTtcataaaggtaaaacgtttcttTTCTAGCTCTAATTCACTTGCATTCCGCTTTAGAATGGCCGATAAATTAAAGAACCTTACAGAAAGAGTAGCTGCAATTGTTAAACTTAAGTCTGATTTTGGTTTGACTGAGGGAGTCAATTGTACGCCAGTCATTCACAGGGAGAGGAAATTGACCTACTCCTTTGTGGATGCTGCAACTGTTATTGGAAGGGATGATGATAAAGAGAACATCATAGACCATTTATTGAATCATGTCGATGCTGAAAATGTCTCCACTCTTGCAATCGTGGGGATAGGAGGTTTGGGAAAGACTACGCTAGCTAAGCTGGTGTATAATGATGGAAGGGTAAAGAGTCATTTTGAGATGAAGATTTGGGCATGCATCTCTGATGACTTTGATTTCGAAGAAGTTCTTAGAAAAATCATCGAGGCTGCCACAGGTCGAAAATGTAGAGACTGGGGTATAGAACAATTGCAAGCATTCTTGAGAGAGActattaacaataaaaaatacttGCTTATCTTAGATGATGTCTGGTATGAGGACTGTCGACAATGGAATGAATTGAGAGCTTTGTTGATAGGGGGTGCTAATGGAAGTAGGATTTTAGTCACGACAAGAAAAAATAGTATTGCCTCAGTTGTGGCTAATGTTCCACCTTACAAGTTGAATGATCTTACTCATAAGAATTGTACGTCTCTGTTTCTCAAATGTGCATTTAAAGACGCACAAGATGTGGAACACTATCCAAATCTTGTAAAAATGAGTGAAGAAATTGTAAGTAAATGCAAAGGAGTTCCTCTAGCAGTAATAACATTAGGAAGTATGCTTTATTGCAACACTAGTGAGCATGAGTGGAGATCTGTAAGGAATAGCGAGATCTGGAAACTAGAGCAGAAGGAGGATGGTATAATGCCCGCGCTAAGAATAAGTTATGAGCAGTTGCCATCTTATCTGAAAAGATGCTTTGCATACTGTTCCTTTTTTCCAAAGGGTTATCCATTTACTGACAATGAATTAATTGGATTTTGGATGGCACATGGACTTCTTCAGTGTAAGAATGAGAATGAAGAGTTAGAAGATGTTGGATTGCGTTACTTCAAAGAGTTATGTTTGAGATCCTTTTTCCAAGATTTTGTTCCAGTAATTAGTAAGGTTTCTTGTAAAATGCATGATTTGTTGCATGATCTTGCGTTATCATTGACACAGAAAGAATTATCAATAGTGACATCAACAACCCAACAAATATCTGGAAACGTTCGGCATTTGATATTTGCTAACACTAATTCACTTTCTGAAAGTCTCCCTATGGTCTTACAAGGTTTAGCCGGTGTACGAACAATTGCACCTTCTTTTAACTCTGGCTTTATTCGCAAATCATTCATCGAGATGCTGTATTTGCCAAGATTCCAATTTCTACGAAACTTGGATTTGAGATATTCTGAAATAAAGACACTACCAGAAGGTATTGGTACGCTAAAGCATTTGAGATTTCTCAATTTATATATGTCCAAAATAGGAAGACTGCCTAATTCTGTTTGCAAGTTACAGAGCTTACAGATTCTATGGCTTCAAGGCTGTGATGGAATTGAAGAGTTACCGAGTGACATGAGGTTATTGATCAGCCTTAGATCTCTGACAATAACCACAAAGCAGAAGTATTTGCCAAATAATGGAATAGGATGTTTAAAATCTCTTCAAAATTTGGGAATTTATTCTTGTGGAAATATAGAATTCTTGTTTGAAGATATGCAGGGTCTCACTAGCCTCCGAAAACTGACTATCGTGAATTGTTCAAGCTTAAAAAGGTTGCCGCAGAGTATAAGATACATGACTTCATTAGAGTATCTTTTTATCGCGAACTGTGAGAACCTTGATTTGGAAATGGAGGAGGAAGAGAGCAATAATCAAACTCAATTCTGCCGCCTTGAAACACTGACACTTTCAGGTCTACCAAAATTGGTGGAATTGCCACGGTGGCTTCTCAATAGTTACATCAGCCATCTTCAAATCTTAGATCTTAGACAGTTACCAAACATGAAAGAGTTGCCTGCTTGCGTCACTGGTCTTCAACTATTATGTATATTCGATTGTGAATTACTTATAGAAGATTTGTCCAAGATTCCTCATGTTCCACAAATTTTTATTGATGATAAGGAGTTCAG CTACAACCCACAGGAAGGAACTATCAGCCCTGCAATCCTGCAAAGAAGTTTAAAATCTAGTATTCGATCACTGTATAAGTTTAATATCTAG